The Cyclobacterium amurskyense genome contains the following window.
AAATAATGGAGGTGGACATTTTAACCACTCTCTTTTCTGGACCATTCTTTCTCCTAATGGTGGTGGACAACCTAGCGGTGATCTAGCTGCTGCCATTGATAAAAAGTTTGGCTCTTTTGACAAATTTAAAGAAGAATTCGCAAACGCTGCAGCTACCAGATTTGGTTCTGGATGGGCTTGGTTAAGCGTAAGCAATGGTGAATTGGTAGTTAGCTCTACACCTAATCAGGACAATCCAGTAATGGATGTTGCTGAAACCAAAGGTACACCAATTTTAGGTTTGGATGTATGGGAACATGCATACTATTTAAACTACCAAAACAGAAGACCAGATTATATTGCTGCTTTCTGGAATGTTGTTAACTGGGATGAAGTAGCTAAAAGATTTGCTGCTGCCAAATAATTAAGCGCAACCATAATATAAAAAGCCTCCTTTGTAAAGCATAGGAGGCTTTTTTGTGTCCATTTTGAACACAAATAGTGTTCACTTTCGATACAGTTCAAAATAGAGCTGTTTTTACAAATATCTTATTACCAGCTGATTACGATTATTTTTTAGCTTTGGCATCTTTTTCCCTTTGGATTGACCTGAACAATTCAATAGTTAAAATCATGTATTTCTCAAAGTTAATTTTTACCACTTCATTTTTCTTTTTACTTGGCCTAAGCCATCTCGCAGCCCAAGACGCTCAGGTAAATATAAGTGGAGCTGTAATCGACCACGAAGACAATCCATTGCCTTTTGCCAATGTAGTCTTGATTGATCTCCAGTCTCAGGATTTAATTACTGGAACAATAACAGATGAGGAGGGAAACTTTTTACTTCACCCCAATAGCAGCAAAGAGCTTCAACTCAAGGTTTCTTCTATTGGGCACGAATCTTTTGTCAGTAAGGGTTTTTACACTGGAACTTCAGATAGGAATTTCGGCCAAATAAAATTAAATGCGGAGTTAGGTGCATTAGATGCAGTAGAAGTTAGAGCAGCAAGACCTGATGTGCTTATCCAGGCTGACAAAACAGTAGTAAACATAGAAGGCACCGTAATGGCCGAAGGCAATAATGCTTTGGACGTAGTAGGAAGATCTCCTGGCGTATATGTGGATACCGATGGCAATATTAACCTGAATGGCAAATCCGGAGTGGTTGTCCTATTAGATGACAGGCAAACCTATATGTCTGCTGAAGACTTGGCAAATTTCCTAAGGGCCATGCCTGCAGACAATATAAAAAGCATAGAAGTAATCAATAATCCTCCTGCTAAATACGATGCAGAAGGAGCTGCTGGAGTGATCAACCTGGTATTAAAAAAGAATACTTACAATGGTATCAATGGAAACGTCCATGTGGGCAACCAATACAATGGTGCCAACCTGCCCTCTATCGGTGGAACAGTGAATTTTAAAAGAAATAAATGGACTTCAAATGCCAGTTTAAATTACAACCATTGGGGCAGATTAATGGAGTTGGATCTCCTCAGAAGGTTCCAACTGGAAAATGGTCTTTCAGAGTTTGATCAAAGAGCAAGAATGAAAATGCTCAACAAAAATTTATTTTTCTCTGGTGGAACAGACTATCAGATCAATGAAAAACATAGCGTAGGGATCAATATACAGGCTTCCACACAAAATGGTGATGAAAAGGGGAATTCCTTCACCACCATTACTAATCCGGAAAATGATGCAATCAATTATATTAACGCGCTAAATACCACCGATTTTGATAATGCTCGATTATTTGGAAACCTTCATTATACAGGAAAACTTGATACCCTCGGCACCAAGATTTCTGCAGATTTCGATTATTCCAATATGGATGCAAGTAGCCTGATTTTATTGGACAATAGCTATTGGGAAAATGAAGAAAGAGAAGAGGCAAGGCTAAACAAACTGCGAACTGGCAATGCCATGGTTTATTCCATCTATACTGTCAAAACAGACTTTACAAAACCAATAGGAGAAAACAAAACCCTGGAATTAGGTCTTAAAGGAAGTTGGGTAAAATCAGATAACCTTTTGGAAATTGATAAAAGTGAAGAAGAAGGTCCCTTTGTACCTGATGGCAATAGCAATCATTTTATCTATAAAGAGAAAGTGATGGCAGCCTACGCTTCTTTCAAAGGCCCGCTTGGCAAAAAGCTTGAGTACCAAACAGGCTTAAGAGCAGAGTATGCAAACATTGAGGGCAATTCCATAACTTCCAATCAGGTAAATACGCAACAGTACATCAATTTTTTCCCAAGTGTATACTTGCAGCACAAATTGAACGACAATTACCAAATTGTATACAATGTCAATAGAAGAATTACCCGACCACATTACCGTCAACTCAACCCTTTTGTCTTCTATATAGATCCATTGACAACAGAGGAAGGAAACCCTAACCTTAAGCCACAGTATGCGAATAATTTTGAAATGAACCACATCTACAAAGGTTCTTACCAAATTGCCTTGACTTATTCTCAAACAGAAAATGCTTTCGGGCAGATTTTAACTCAGGATGAAGACAGTAGAACAACCCTGATCCAAATGCGAAACCTTGACCGTACCCAGAATTTAGGGCTAAGAGCAACCATACCTGTAGCCTTTGCTGACTGGTACAAC
Protein-coding sequences here:
- a CDS encoding superoxide dismutase, with translation MAFELPSLPYEKNALEPSIDAKTMEIHHGKHHNAYVTKLNDAIKGTEFESKSLEDLMKNVSSAPAGVRNNGGGHFNHSLFWTILSPNGGGQPSGDLAAAIDKKFGSFDKFKEEFANAAATRFGSGWAWLSVSNGELVVSSTPNQDNPVMDVAETKGTPILGLDVWEHAYYLNYQNRRPDYIAAFWNVVNWDEVAKRFAAAK
- a CDS encoding outer membrane beta-barrel family protein, which gives rise to MELDLLRRFQLENGLSEFDQRARMKMLNKNLFFSGGTDYQINEKHSVGINIQASTQNGDEKGNSFTTITNPENDAINYINALNTTDFDNARLFGNLHYTGKLDTLGTKISADFDYSNMDASSLILLDNSYWENEEREEARLNKLRTGNAMVYSIYTVKTDFTKPIGENKTLELGLKGSWVKSDNLLEIDKSEEEGPFVPDGNSNHFIYKEKVMAAYASFKGPLGKKLEYQTGLRAEYANIEGNSITSNQVNTQQYINFFPSVYLQHKLNDNYQIVYNVNRRITRPHYRQLNPFVFYIDPLTTEEGNPNLKPQYANNFEMNHIYKGSYQIALTYSQTENAFGQILTQDEDSRTTLIQMRNLDRTQNLGLRATIPVAFADWYNTSNMLQFNGNSFQSQIGEDLLDVKQFSYMFRSQHNIILPKGFKVELVGIYRSPFQDGQIKINGMSWLDAGITKTFKDEKLSLTINGSDIFRTMKVRGGIDFYNINTDVRQYGSMQSVRFTLRWKFSQGEKFSVSQRSGSTEERNRL